A region of Bacillus cabrialesii DNA encodes the following proteins:
- the sufD gene encoding Fe-S cluster assembly protein SufD yields MTLDTKLSVDQEYLKSFSEKHQEPAWLKNLRLQALEQAEDLPMPKPDKTKITNWNFTNFAKHTVDNEPLSSLEDLTDEAKALIDVENEDKTLYVQRDQTPAYLSLSQELKDKGVIFTDILTAAREHSDLVEKYFMKDGVKVDEHKLTALHAALVNGGAFLYVPKNVEVETPVQAVYVHESNDTALFNHVLIVAEDHSSVTYVENYISTVNPKDAVFNIISEVITGDNASVTYGAVDNLSSGVTTYVNRRGAARGRDSKIEWALGLMNDGDTISENTTNLYGDGTYGDTKTVVVGRGEQTENFTTQIIHFGKASEGYILKHGVMKDSASSIFNGIGKIEHGASKANAEQESRVLMLSEKARGDANPILLIDEDDVTAGHAASVGRVDPIQLYYLMSRGIPKEEAERLVIYGFLAPVVNELPIEGVKKQLVSVIERKVK; encoded by the coding sequence ATGACACTAGATACAAAACTATCCGTAGATCAGGAGTATCTCAAAAGCTTTTCCGAAAAGCATCAAGAACCTGCCTGGCTGAAAAACCTGCGCTTACAGGCTCTTGAACAAGCTGAGGATCTGCCGATGCCGAAGCCTGACAAAACTAAAATCACAAACTGGAATTTCACGAATTTCGCGAAGCATACAGTTGATAACGAACCGCTTTCTTCATTGGAAGATTTGACTGATGAAGCAAAAGCGCTGATCGATGTTGAAAACGAAGATAAAACTTTATATGTACAGCGTGACCAGACGCCGGCTTACCTTTCTCTTTCTCAAGAATTGAAAGACAAAGGCGTCATCTTCACTGATATTCTGACTGCCGCACGCGAGCACAGCGACTTGGTGGAGAAATACTTTATGAAGGACGGCGTGAAGGTTGATGAGCATAAATTAACTGCACTTCACGCGGCTCTTGTAAACGGAGGAGCATTCCTTTATGTTCCGAAAAATGTTGAGGTTGAGACGCCGGTTCAGGCTGTTTATGTCCATGAAAGCAACGATACAGCTCTATTCAACCACGTGCTGATTGTGGCTGAAGACCACAGCTCTGTCACATATGTAGAAAACTACATCAGCACAGTAAACCCGAAAGATGCCGTGTTCAACATTATCAGTGAGGTCATCACAGGTGATAATGCAAGCGTGACATACGGGGCGGTTGATAATCTGTCCAGTGGTGTGACAACTTATGTGAACCGCCGCGGCGCTGCGCGCGGACGCGACAGCAAAATCGAGTGGGCTCTCGGCCTGATGAACGACGGCGACACCATTTCCGAAAACACGACAAACCTTTACGGTGACGGCACATATGGCGATACGAAAACGGTTGTTGTCGGCAGAGGAGAGCAAACAGAAAACTTCACAACACAAATCATCCATTTCGGTAAAGCTTCAGAAGGCTATATTTTGAAGCACGGTGTAATGAAGGATTCTGCTTCTTCTATCTTTAACGGAATCGGAAAAATCGAACATGGCGCTTCTAAAGCGAATGCGGAGCAAGAATCACGTGTGCTGATGCTCAGCGAAAAAGCACGCGGAGACGCAAACCCTATTCTTTTAATTGACGAAGACGATGTAACTGCAGGGCATGCGGCATCTGTCGGCCGTGTGGACCCTATTCAGCTTTACTACTTGATGAGCCGCGGTATTCCGAAAGAAGAAGCAGAACGCTTAGTCATCTACGGATTCCTTGCGCCTGTAGTAAATGAACTTCCGATTGAAGGCGTTAAGAAACAATTAGTTTCTGTCATCGAAAGGAAAGTGAAGTAA
- the sufC gene encoding Fe-S cluster assembly ATPase SufC: MAASTLTIKDLHVEIEGKEILKGVNLEIKGGEFHAVMGPNGTGKSTLSAAIMGHPKYEVTKGSITLDGKDVLEMEVDERAQAGLFLAMQYPSEISGVTNADFLRSAINARREEGDEISLMKFIRKMDENMEFLEMDPEMAQRYLNEGFSGGEKKRNEILQLMMIEPKIAILDEIDSGLDIDALKVVSKGINKMRSENFGCLMITHYQRLLNYITPDVVHVMMQGRVVKSGGAELAQRLEAEGYDWIKQELGIEDETVGQEA; this comes from the coding sequence ATGGCTGCTTCAACATTAACGATCAAAGATCTTCACGTTGAAATCGAAGGGAAAGAGATCTTAAAGGGTGTAAACCTTGAAATAAAAGGCGGAGAGTTCCACGCAGTAATGGGACCGAACGGAACTGGTAAATCCACTCTGTCAGCTGCTATTATGGGGCATCCTAAATATGAAGTAACAAAAGGCAGCATCACGCTTGACGGCAAAGATGTACTGGAGATGGAAGTGGACGAGCGTGCGCAGGCGGGCTTATTCCTTGCGATGCAGTACCCAAGTGAAATCAGCGGCGTGACAAATGCCGACTTCCTTCGTTCGGCAATCAACGCGCGCAGAGAAGAAGGCGATGAAATTTCTCTTATGAAATTCATCCGCAAAATGGACGAAAACATGGAGTTCCTTGAAATGGACCCTGAAATGGCTCAGCGCTACCTTAACGAAGGCTTCTCAGGCGGGGAGAAAAAACGCAACGAAATCCTTCAATTAATGATGATTGAACCAAAAATCGCCATCCTTGATGAAATCGACTCAGGTCTTGATATTGATGCTCTGAAAGTTGTATCTAAAGGGATCAACAAAATGCGCAGCGAAAACTTCGGCTGCCTGATGATCACTCACTATCAGCGCTTGTTAAACTACATCACTCCGGATGTTGTTCACGTTATGATGCAAGGACGCGTTGTCAAATCCGGCGGTGCAGAGCTTGCACAGCGTCTAGAAGCAGAAGGTTATGACTGGATCAAACAAGAACTTGGCATTGAAGACGAAACTGTAGGCCAAGAAGCGTAA
- a CDS encoding carboxymuconolactone decarboxylase family protein, producing MEGFSLNQDRGSMQDALKQYKLGLGTFEQKMPLMGRKFNEFTEQCFAGNSLTEREKQLIALGIAINAQDEYCMIYHTKGCLDEGATEENILEAVSVAAAFGGGAALSQGVTVVQQCIEEFGNTTH from the coding sequence ATGGAGGGATTTTCTTTGAATCAAGACAGAGGAAGCATGCAGGACGCGCTAAAACAGTATAAATTAGGTTTAGGCACATTTGAACAAAAGATGCCGCTGATGGGAAGAAAGTTTAACGAGTTTACTGAACAATGCTTTGCCGGCAACTCTCTGACTGAAAGAGAAAAACAGCTGATCGCGCTCGGAATCGCCATCAATGCCCAAGATGAATATTGCATGATCTATCATACAAAAGGCTGTCTTGATGAGGGAGCGACAGAAGAAAACATTCTCGAAGCCGTCAGTGTGGCAGCGGCATTCGGAGGCGGCGCTGCTCTCAGTCAGGGCGTGACAGTCGTCCAGCAGTGCATAGAGGAATTTGGAAACACCACGCATTAA
- the metQ gene encoding methionine ABC transporter substrate-binding lipoprotein MetQ, producing MKKLFLGALLLVFAGVLAACGSNKGAESGKKEIVVAATKTPHAEILKEAEPLLKEKGYTLKVKVLSDYKMYNKALADKEVDANYFQHIPYLEQEMKENTDYKLVNAGAVHLEPFGIYSKKYKSLKDLPNGATIILTNNVAEQGRMLAMLENAGLITLDSKVETVDATLKDIKKNPKNLEFKKVAPELTAKAYENKEGDAAFINVNYAIQNKLNPKKDAIEVESTKNNPYANIVAVRKGEEESAKVKALMEVLHSKKIKDFIEKKYDGAVLPVSE from the coding sequence TTGAAAAAGCTATTTTTGGGTGCATTACTGCTTGTATTTGCAGGAGTTTTGGCTGCCTGCGGTTCGAATAAAGGCGCAGAATCCGGCAAGAAAGAAATTGTCGTTGCTGCGACAAAAACACCGCATGCGGAAATTTTAAAAGAAGCTGAACCATTGTTGAAAGAAAAAGGCTACACGCTGAAAGTGAAAGTGCTTAGTGATTACAAGATGTACAACAAAGCTTTAGCTGATAAAGAAGTGGATGCGAACTACTTCCAGCACATTCCTTACCTTGAGCAAGAAATGAAAGAAAACACTGATTACAAACTTGTGAATGCCGGCGCTGTTCACTTAGAGCCATTCGGTATTTACTCTAAAAAATACAAATCGCTAAAAGACCTTCCAAACGGTGCGACAATTATCCTGACAAACAACGTCGCTGAACAAGGCCGTATGCTTGCAATGCTTGAAAATGCAGGATTAATCACACTTGATTCTAAAGTGGAAACAGTTGACGCAACATTGAAAGACATTAAGAAAAACCCGAAAAACCTTGAATTCAAAAAAGTAGCGCCAGAATTAACGGCAAAAGCATATGAAAACAAAGAAGGAGACGCGGCCTTCATCAATGTGAACTATGCGATCCAAAATAAATTAAATCCTAAAAAAGACGCGATTGAAGTAGAATCAACGAAAAACAACCCATACGCTAACATCGTCGCAGTGAGAAAAGGCGAAGAGGAATCTGCAAAAGTCAAAGCGCTAATGGAAGTTCTTCACTCTAAAAAGATCAAAGACTTCATCGAGAAAAAATACGACGGAGCTGTGCTTCCTGTATCTGAATAA
- the metP gene encoding methionine ABC transporter permease MetP, which yields MFEKYFPNVDLTELWNATYETLYMTLISLLFAFVIGVILGLLLFLTSKGSLWQNKAVNSVIAAVVNIFRSIPFLILIILLLGFTKFLVGTILGPNAALPALVIGSAPFYARLAEIALREVDKGVIEAAKSMGAKTSTIIFKVLLPESMPALISGITVTAIALIGSTAIAGAIGSGGLGNLAYVEGYQSNNADVTFVATVFILIIVFIIQIIGDLITNIIDKR from the coding sequence ATGTTTGAAAAATACTTCCCGAATGTTGATTTAACTGAATTGTGGAACGCGACATATGAAACACTGTATATGACGCTGATCTCATTGCTGTTTGCTTTTGTCATCGGGGTGATCCTCGGCTTGCTGCTCTTTCTGACAAGCAAAGGAAGTCTCTGGCAGAATAAAGCGGTCAACTCTGTGATTGCGGCCGTTGTCAACATATTCAGATCGATTCCATTCCTCATTTTAATTATTTTATTGTTAGGTTTCACGAAGTTCTTAGTCGGCACGATCTTAGGGCCAAACGCCGCATTGCCGGCGCTTGTGATCGGCTCTGCACCGTTTTACGCGCGGCTGGCTGAAATTGCGCTTCGCGAGGTGGATAAAGGTGTTATTGAAGCTGCTAAATCAATGGGTGCCAAAACATCTACGATTATTTTCAAAGTGCTGCTTCCGGAGTCTATGCCAGCTCTTATTTCTGGCATCACGGTTACAGCCATCGCTTTGATCGGCTCAACGGCAATTGCCGGAGCCATCGGTTCAGGCGGCCTTGGAAACCTTGCGTACGTAGAAGGATATCAGTCTAATAATGCTGATGTTACCTTCGTTGCTACTGTGTTTATTTTAATCATCGTATTTATTATTCAAATCATCGGTGATTTAATAACAAATATTATAGATAAACGATAA
- the metN gene encoding methionine ABC transporter ATP-binding protein MetN → MINLQDVSKVYKSKHGDVNAVQNVSLSIKKGEIFGIIGYSGAGKSSLIRLLNGLEKPTSGTVEVAGTKINEVNGRGLRKARHEISMIFQHFNLLWSRTVRDNIMFPLEIAGVKKSERIKRANELIKLVGLEGKEKSYPSQLSGGQKQRVGIARALANNPKVLLCDEATSALDPQTTDSILDLLSDINERLGLTIVLITHEMHVIRKICNRVAVMENGRVVEEGEVLDVFKNPKEDMTKRFVQQVTEPEETIETLQHLLDETASGKTVQLTFVGDSAEQPLITEMIRNFNVSVNILQGKISQTKDGAYGSLFIHIDGDEEEVQNVIRFINDNQVKAEVITNV, encoded by the coding sequence TTGATCAATCTTCAAGATGTTTCAAAGGTTTACAAGTCGAAACATGGAGATGTCAATGCTGTCCAAAATGTCTCGCTTTCCATTAAAAAAGGTGAGATTTTTGGAATTATAGGATATAGCGGAGCTGGAAAAAGTTCCTTAATCCGTCTGCTGAACGGTCTTGAGAAACCAACCTCAGGAACTGTGGAAGTGGCGGGAACTAAAATTAATGAAGTAAACGGACGCGGTTTAAGAAAAGCACGCCATGAAATCAGCATGATTTTCCAGCATTTCAACTTGCTTTGGTCGCGGACCGTCAGAGATAATATCATGTTTCCTTTAGAAATTGCCGGGGTCAAAAAGAGCGAGCGGATCAAGCGCGCTAATGAACTGATTAAACTGGTGGGTTTAGAAGGAAAAGAAAAATCTTATCCGTCTCAGCTGAGCGGCGGGCAAAAGCAGCGTGTCGGAATCGCAAGAGCGCTCGCAAACAATCCGAAGGTTCTCCTTTGTGATGAAGCGACATCAGCATTAGATCCGCAAACGACAGATTCAATTTTGGATTTATTGTCCGATATTAATGAAAGACTCGGTTTGACGATTGTGCTGATCACGCACGAAATGCATGTCATCCGCAAAATCTGCAACAGAGTCGCCGTCATGGAAAACGGAAGGGTTGTAGAAGAAGGCGAAGTTCTCGACGTCTTCAAAAATCCGAAGGAAGACATGACAAAACGATTTGTTCAGCAGGTGACGGAGCCGGAAGAAACGATAGAAACGCTTCAGCATCTTCTTGATGAAACAGCATCAGGAAAAACGGTTCAACTCACATTTGTCGGTGATTCGGCTGAACAGCCTTTGATTACAGAAATGATCAGAAACTTTAATGTCAGCGTCAATATTCTGCAAGGGAAAATCTCTCAGACGAAGGATGGAGCTTACGGTTCACTGTTCATCCACATTGACGGAGACGAGGAAGAAGTGCAAAACGTGATCCGGTTCATTAATGACAATCAGGTAAAAGCGGAGGTGATCACGAATGTTTGA